The genome window GGCGCCAGGAACGCTCTCTGTATTCCCGTGGTTTGCTCTGCTCTAGCGCCAGAGTCTGTTGCCATGGGCTCACAGAGGGGGATTGTTCAGTGGCTCGCAAACTAAACCCCCCCATATTGAGCAGATCTTTCCTGTAAAGCACCCTTGCGTTTAAAATGTTTCAGGCGAAAAAAGAGAGTCACGACCCAACAGTACTGATGACCAAGAGGAATATCCATTTTCTGCAGGTTCTCATTTTGCACCCATGGAATCTCACAGGGTTCCTTTTCTTAATCCCGACTCGAACTTGTGATCGTGATGACCCCCTTGTGCTTCACGCTACTGTAACCGCGCTGCGCTACTGTCGACACTAACAATAGATCTGGACACAGTGTAGCCTCGGCCAAGAAGACGGCTGAACAATAACGTTGCACTGTGAAATGTGTGACACGGACTCTGTGAAATTTGCTGACGATTGGGGACAAGCCCTCTCCTCTCCCCCCTGTACCCCTGCAAAGCTTAATGTGAGCAGGCCCTACTCCTCGGGTGACGATGTGATTTGTCCCCGGGCTGTGCCACCGTTACCTTCAAAATCTTGTCACTGTCAAGTGTGTCTTCAGTGCTGAGATTTGAGTGTAGTCAATTATCGTGGTTGCATGCGCTTCGTCCGAGCGTACATGTCTTTATTGCTTGTGTGGTCCCTGTACAGTACGTAGCTGCTGCACTACTCTTTGGTTTCATGTTTGCGATATCTGATGTATCTTTCTCCCCGTCTCTCCCTGCCGTTATTCCCAGTATTTTTCTATCGGATCGTTATCTTTCCTTGCAGCTCATGCCTTGAATTGGATATCGTACTTGGCCCAGGCTGGTAATAAACCCGTCCCTGTTTACTTAACGACATAACATCGCGTCGCCCAACTTCccctcaccatcaccagaGACCCAGGGTCCGTGGCACTTTGTCTTACAGTCAAAGCGCCGATCTGCTCTGTAACAGGGGTTCCCCTAGCTTGTCTAGCTCGCCTCGATGGGAGCTGACGGGTGTGGACCCCCCTGTGATCTTGGCTGCATGGGCGTGCGCTACTCGTTCAGGCCGGCAGATCCGTTCCGCCTTAGACGACTTCCGTCAGGGACTAGACCTGGGAGGCCATACCAAAGCACACTGCTCTCCTCCTGGGCATTTGCTTGGATGGGATGTACAGTGCGGTACCTGACGGTAGGAATTCTCGACTGGCATGCACCAGACCTGATCTCTGGGTGTGGAACTGGTTCGAAAGAGAAAAAGCGCCATAAAGGCTGATTGACCTCCCCATTTTTAAAGCTAAAACAGCTTTGTATCTCTTTTCGCCCGCAAGCACAAAGGGAACAAGATCCCCCCCATCTTGGTCTCCCATTCGTTTTTATATACAAAATAATGACCGCCGTGGGAACCGCTCAAGCTGCTGCAGAGAGACACGACAAGGAATACTCTTTCATCGAAGCCCTTGCTCTAGGTCCCCGCGAGTCCTTCTCCCTCGTATCAAAGGAAGCTCTTGGCCTGCCCTCGTCTCCGAGCAGTCCTGTCCTCGCCGTCGCCCCATCAATCACAACCGTTGCTCCATCTATCGCACAGGTCACAACCGTCACACGACCTAGAACTCCTCctcagaagaagcaagtCGTTCCTGTGTCTTCACAGGTCCACGTTGCTGCTAGTCCTATCAAGAGCCCTACTGCGCCTGGCACATCGCACTCCTCGCAGAAGAGAGCTCCCAGTGTTACCACTAACACTACCACCGCCGTCGCTACAGTTCCGAGATCGCTTAACAGCAAAAAGAGTAGCGTCATGGCCAACTCGACAAAGGCGCAGAGCGCCTGTCTGGAGCTATGCCACAAGACCACGGCGCTCGGCGACCGTATCTCGGTGCGCATGCTCGAGTATCTCACCATGGTGACCAAGCAGCCCCACGGCCTTGACACGCTCGCCCACGACTTCCTCGACACATGCGAAATCCTCTTCTCCATTGAAGCTGGTCTCGGTGAGTGCATCCGCAACCAGCAGACGTTCCCCGGCGACGTCATCTCAGAGCTGAGCAAGAAGTTCCGCGTGACGCAGGCGGATTTCCAGCTGCTGGACCAGATGCTGGGCAAGTTCCTCGAGAATGAACGTAAAGGTGCCATGGGCCGTATGCGTCGTGGCTGGGGTCGCATCTTTGGTGATAATGACATCGAGAAGATGATCAGTGCCCTTGGACGCACGCGCGAGAGTCTGCGCATGAGTGCGCTTATGTTTCAGTGGAGTCTGGGTAatgagaagattgagaaTGAGCTTGGTATCGGCTACACTGGCCTCGCTGCCGCTCTCGACCGCATGGATACCCGTGCTGGTATGGCGCCTAGATCGAAGCTCTCTGACCACGGTGGTTCGCAGTACAGACCTTCTTCTGCGTCGCAACATCGTGGCGTGGAGGGACACAGCGCCATGTCGATGGGTTCTCAACCCCCATTACCTCCCCTCCCCTGGACGGAGCGATCGTCGTCTATGCGCGAGGATACCCTCGCTGCCTCACTGCACAACGATGCTCGTTCATTTACCGGTCATCATCACAACACTGCTAGTTCAATCGCCTCCAATGAGCGATATCACTCTGGTACCACCGCTACCTTTGACCGCATGAGCACCTTTGACGAACACCACGAGACACGGTCGCATCACACTGCCGTGTCAGATAGTGAAGCCTCTCTCGAGGAGCTTTCGGGTCTTGATCTCAACGGTGGCACAAAGGTCGTGCGACTCAAGGCCGATCCCTTCAGCATGCCCCGCTGGAACCCGAGAAACACCGTCGGCGCCGACGCAGCCAACCTCAAGTCCGCTCTCCTCACCGCCGTGCGCGGCAGGAACCACAAACTCATCGAACAGCTGCTGGATCGTGGTGTATCTCCCAACACTGGTCCCGAGCATCTCGCTCTTAAGGAAGCTGTTCTCAACAGCGACGCCGAGGCTGTTcgtcttctcctcctcttcggtGCTGATCCCAACGGCACTGATCGCGATGGTGTAACACCGCTCTTTGCCTCCGTGGAGAAGTCTTTCCTCGCTGGTGCCGTTCCTCTCCTCAAGTACGGCGCTGATCCTCGCTTCGCTATGGGTGAGGATAACGAGACTgcccttgctgctgcttgtatcGCCAACAAGGTCAACTTTGCTCACCTGCTTCTTATTTATGGCGGTGACCCTAATCAGTTGACCGCTACGGGCGAGACGCTCCTCAGCAGCGctatcaacaagaagacgcCCAAGAAGTTCATCGACCTCATCCTCGACTACGGCGCTGATCCCGATCTGAAGAGTCGTGAGGGAAAGACCGCCTTGTTCGAGGCCATTCAGAACTCGCGCGTCGATATCGTTAACAGTCTTCTCGACCACGGCGCAAACCCTAATTTGCCTGGCCCCAAGCACATGCTCTGGCCCGCTACCTACCAGAGCGCCTGTCTCCAAGTTCTCCTGTCCCACGGCGCAGACCCCAAGAAGGCACCCGGTATCATGGAGCTTGCCGTCAGTGTCAACAACATCGAGTCAGTCAAGGTCCTCCTCAACGCAAAGGTCGACCCCAACCAGAAGAAGGACGGCGTCTACACGCCCCTCTGCACATCCATCCGCGACAACCGCCCTGACATCTtccacctcctcctcgccaacaaggCAGACCCCAACGTCCCCGCCAGCGAGTATCCCGCCTTCAAGTGTATCACGCACAACCGTCTTCAATTCCTCCCCCCTCTTGTCGACGCCGGCGTGAACCTCAGCTCTCCCAAGGGCATTGTCGAGACTGCTGTCAGTGTTAACAACATGGAGGCGCTCACATGGCTGCTTGAGAAGGGAATGAACCCTAACGACAAGAACCCCAAGGGTCACTCACCGTTGACGACTGCTATTCGTGAGAACAGGGTCGAGATGGTGGACTTTTTGCTCAGCAACGGTGCTGATCCTAATGTTCGCGGCCAAGACTGGCCCGTTTGCATGGCTGTCCGCAACCCCCCTGTGCTCAAGCGCATCCTCTCCGTGCTCGCTGAGCCCCGCGCCTTCAAGGGCGTCATGGAAATGGCCGTCGTTGCCAACCAGCTCGAGTCCGTTAAGCTCCTCCTCGCAGCCGGCGTGTCAGTCGAGGACAAGAACGGCGGTGTTTTCTCGCCTCTCACATCCGCCATCCGCGAGGACCGCAAGGACATCGTGTGGTTCCTCATCAACGAGGGCGGCGCCGACATTAACGCCCCCGGCGAGCATCTCCCCGTCGTCAAGGCCCTGCGCCGGTACCGCGGAGACTCTGAGATTCTCGAGTTTCTGCTCGAGCACGGCGCTGATCCTAACAAGGTGTACCGTGGATGGAACGGTGTCATGCAGGCTGTTGAGAACGGCGATGAGCAGATCCTTCGTCTTCTGGGTGAGAAGGCTGGGTTTGATCTCGATGTTaaggatgagcttgatcgAAGTGTCACTGAGATTGCTGCTTCGCGAGGCTGGGATGAGGCAGTTCAGATTCTGAAGGAGTATGCCATGGTAAAATCTGTTTAATTTACGGGGTCCGTGTAAGATGATGAATGCTTGGGACTGGGATGGGGTTGGAGTCTGCGAGATTGCTTTATGGGAattggactggactggatTGGATGGTTTGCCTGGTCTTGTgtcctttttatatatatcctcTTTGTTTACCTTGGgcattttcttttttttcttcgTTTTGTTCATATCCCACTGGTATAGTAATACCATGTATCCACTTACATTTTCTTTGTCAATCTATTTGTCGACGATAATACAGATGAGTTTTGAAGCATCATGATCCCAACTGTGAATGTCTCAATTGAGTGCGCGCCACATGTTGCATTGACATGCAATCTTGACTTATCTATTCGTTTAAATGCCATAATTTATAGCCTGTTTCCCATGTTGACATGAACCGACTTGATCTGCGTATACGCCTCCAATCCCGCCTCACCAAGCTCCCTGCCAATTCCACTCTGCTTAACACCACCAAACGGCACACGAGGATCGCAATCCTGGCTACTATTAATCCAGACCATTCCCGCCTCAATCGCAGCAGCAACGCGATGAGCCTTTTCCAAATTCGTCGTGAAAGCAGCAGCGCCAAGTCCATAAGTCGTATCATTCGCCAACTCAATcgcttcctcctcagtcttGAACGTCGAAATAACAACAACCGGACCAAAGATTTCTTCGCGGAACACTCTCATAGAGGGCTTGACGTCTGTGAAAACAGTGGGAGAAATGTAAAATCCCTTGTCTGAACCTCCGACCTTGAGGGGATGACCGCCTGCTGCGACTGTGGCGCCCTCTTTTTTGCCAATGTCAATGTACTCTAGGATTCTCTCGTATTGAACTTTGGATACCTGCGGTCCCTGATACGTCTCCTTGTCCCACTGGTTACCAACTTTGCTAACCGTGTTCAGCGTATCAATAAATTCCTTGATGAACTTCTCATAAATAGTCTCTTGCACAAGAATTCGCGACGTCGCGGTGCAGATCTGTCCTTGGTTCGACATGATGCCGAAATGCGACCACTTAACAGCCTGATCGAGCTCTGCATCGTCAAACACAATCAACGGGGATTTCCCGCCCGTCTCGAGGGTGATGTTTTTGAGCGTTTTTGCTGCGACACCCATGATGCTAGCTGCCGTGGCTGTTGACCCCGTGAAGGCGATCTTGTCAACCAATGGATGCTGTACCAACGCAGCGCCCGTGTCCTTGCCCAGACCATTGACAATGTTGACAACACCAGGTGGGAAACCggcttctttgatgagctcTCCCAGGACAAGAAGACTTAGGGGCGTCTGTTCCGCTGCCTTGATGACAACTGTATTTCCACATGCAAGCGCAGGCCCAAGTTTCCACGTCGCCATGGACAGAGGATAATTCCACGGGATAATCTGCGCAACAACACCAATCGGCTGACGAATTGTATACGCAAACTTCTTCGGCGTTGTGTTAATCGTCTGACCGAACGTCTTATCAGCCCAGCCGGAGTAATAGCGAATAACGCCTACGGCCTCAACGAGATCATTCTCCAGCGTCTCAATGTACGTCTTGCCGTTATCCCAAGCGTCAATTGTAGCAAAGAGCTCGCGCTTGGACTCAATCAGGTCGGCGAGACGGGCCATGAGTTGACCTCTGTCTGAGGCGGGGAGATCTCTCCATGATTCATGGCGCAGTGCGGCCTTGGCTGCTTTGACGGCTTTGTCAATGTCTTGAGAATCTGCAGATTGAACTGTTGCAATTTCTTGTTCGGTGCTGGGCGTGTTAGTGGAGGTACAGGGAGTGAGGGGGAGGGGAGCTTACGCGGGGTCGATTGATGTGAGGGTTTTGTTGCTTGATGAGGGGACGAattcgttgttgatgaagaggccgGTTGGTTGAGACCATTTCACTCCGTTGGGAGCAGTGAGTTCAATTGAGGCAGCCATTTTGGTCTAGAGTGATGAGATGAGCTGGTTGGTGTAGATGAACCTTGATGCCTTGGACGAGCTTGGGaaaaggcttcttgtgcttgGACAATTGATATATCTTGTATGGCAACTGACTCTCAATTCAATCCGATATAGactgatgagaatggcgatTGTTTCCGTTGTCTTGATCGCGCAGACCTTCTCTTTTTAAACCCCGCGCAATCATCCCCACTACCAAGATAGGGAAGTGAAGCCTACAACGACAGCGCTACCTTACACTACCCCGCATCTCCATCGACCTACTCACACTGGGCAAAGAATTACATCCAACCGACACTTCATATCATATGACTCAAGATAACAGAGAATATTCTTATTGTCTATCAATTATCTCATTATAGACTAGCTTATGTTTACTTTCGACTCTCTGCCTCTTCAGCCACAGCCCGAGgaatctcttcatcaagccCTGTCTCGCTTGGCTTCCAGCCCAAAACTTCAGTGGCGCGACGGGGCTTGCTTCGGGCATTGCTGCCGAAGAAGACTGAACCAGCGGGGAGTGCAGTGTCGACTTCTGGTTTATACAGTTCTTCGACTTCAAGAGTATCGATGAGTCCTTGGTCCTTTGCTGCTTTGGCGACTCTATCTGAAATATCGGCCCATGTCTAGATTGTTAGCTTTGTAAGGCTCGTAGAGCGACTTGAACTTACCAGCTCGCCGACACCGGGAAGATAAATACCCTTCTCACCCCAgacattctcatcctcacttcCCTTTGCCCCCTTCTCAGCTAAAATGGTGAATAATCTTGCGAGGTCAGCGACGTGAACATTTGTCCAGGCTGCTAAACCGCGACCCGCTCTGACGGCATGGCCTCGCTCGATCGCGACTTTTGAGAGTGCGGGGATTTGAACGCTGCGCTGCTTAACTGGACCTTGACCCTTTCCGTAAATAATGGGAGGGAGGACGAGGGCTGTTTTGATAGACGGCGTTTCTTTGGCGATTTTAAGAATGTAGTTGTCTACCACGCGAGAGTCGTGGCTGCGGATGAGGTCCAGAATGGAAGAGACCCTATCGAGATCATCCCAGACTTCGCTGGAGGGTTCACCAGGCTTGAAGGACGGTGAAGATAAGTCCTTGACAGGCAACAAACTCGCACCAGAAATTTGAATCAAATAACCTATCCATCGTCAATTCGGTCCTTCTCATTCAAAGTATCATGTCTCACCATTTCCTCTCTTTGTCAATCCCCGATGAATCGCCTGCAACGATCCAATATGCTTATTCGACGCAACATCTAAGTTACCTCCGTCAGCAACACCACACCACCAAAGTTTCATGAAACATCACTGACTAAGTACCACAGAAGCTCGTGAAGCCTCCTGTTCCACGAGCGCACTTTCATCTAGGTCGCCCACCACAGTACGCACTTTCGGATACGCCTGCGAAATGGTCTCAGCTGCGTTGGCGTCGCGCACGAGCGTGGCGATGGTGTACTCGGGATGAGCTTGTGTGAGCTCGTGGAGGAGCTGACCGCCTACGTAGCCCGATGCGCCGGTGCTGCAGTTGTTAGTAAGCAAAGGGAGAAGGGGTTTGGGGTCTTACAGAAAGATTGAGGTCATTGTTTGTGTGTTTACGTGGTGCTGGGAGTGCTGTGCTGGATGGAGGTGCTGCAGCTATGGAGATGGGGTTTTATGGGTGTATGTTGTGTCACgaatattattaagctaCGCACCGCTGGAATTACGACACTGCGGAGATAATGGCGCATGAATTACTTGTTTTTATTTGCATGCGCATGCATTTACCAGCCACTCGAATAATGAATGATGTTATAAATGAGGCCAAATGTAGTCGTCGCGGAGACTTGCCTTTTTAGTGCCTCCCAGAGGATCCATCGCCTCCAGATGAGGAATGCGACATTGCAAAGTGGAGACAAGCCCGTCGCTGGCCGTATCACCAACTACCACTGAAAGAAACAAAGGAATGGGACCAGAATCTCGAAaaggcttcttggctttATGCTATAAATGTTGATACCTGTATTCGAACGCACGACCTGCAAAAACGAAGAGTGGCGCAGGGAAGAGCGTTTTAGGATTTTAGGTGCGGACTTATAGAAGGTTTATGGGTTCATAGGTAGATACCACTGCACCACCCTTCGTCCAAGGTATATAGAGTTATTTTGGAATATGAGAGTAGCGTATAGAGCGAGGAAGATGGAATATAAAGGGTAATCCTACAAAGCATCAACTACCAACTGCGCCTTCAGAACA of Fusarium oxysporum Fo47 chromosome I, complete sequence contains these proteins:
- a CDS encoding aldehyde dehydrogenase domain-containing protein; translated protein: MAASIELTAPNGVKWSQPTGLFINNEFVPSSSNKTLTSIDPATEQEIATVQSADSQDIDKAVKAAKAALRHESWRDLPASDRGQLMARLADLIESKRELFATIDAWDNGKTYIETLENDLVEAVGVIRYYSGWADKTFGQTINTTPKKFAYTIRQPIGVVAQIIPWNYPLSMATWKLGPALACGNTVVIKAAEQTPLSLLVLGELIKEAGFPPGVVNIVNGLGKDTGAALVQHPLVDKIAFTGSTATAASIMGVAAKTLKNITLETGGKSPLIVFDDAELDQAVKWSHFGIMSNQGQICTATSRILVQETIYEKFIKEFIDTLNTVSKVGNQWDKETYQGPQVSKVQYERILEYIDIGKKEGATVAAGGHPLKVGGSDKGFYISPTVFTDVKPSMRVFREEIFGPVVVISTFKTEEEAIELANDTTYGLGAAAFTTNLEKAHRVAAAIEAGMVWINSSQDCDPRVPFGGVKQSGIGRELGEAGLEAYTQIKSVHVNMGNRL
- a CDS encoding ankyrin repeat-containing domain protein, translated to MTAVGTAQAAAERHDKEYSFIEALALGPRESFSLVSKEALGLPSSPSSPVLAVAPSITTVAPSIAQVTTVTRPRTPPQKKQVVPVSSQVHVAASPIKSPTAPGTSHSSQKRAPSVTTNTTTAVATVPRSLNSKKSSVMANSTKAQSACLELCHKTTALGDRISVRMLEYLTMVTKQPHGLDTLAHDFLDTCEILFSIEAGLGECIRNQQTFPGDVISELSKKFRVTQADFQLLDQMLGKFLENERKGAMGRMRRGWGRIFGDNDIEKMISALGRTRESLRMSALMFQWSLGNEKIENELGIGYTGLAAALDRMDTRAGMAPRSKLSDHGGSQYRPSSASQHRGVEGHSAMSMGSQPPLPPLPWTERSSSMREDTLAASLHNDARSFTGHHHNTASSIASNERYHSGTTATFDRMSTFDEHHETRSHHTAVSDSEASLEELSGLDLNGGTKVVRLKADPFSMPRWNPRNTVGADAANLKSALLTAVRGRNHKLIEQLLDRGVSPNTGPEHLALKEAVLNSDAEAVRLLLLFGADPNGTDRDGVTPLFASVEKSFLAGAVPLLKYGADPRFAMGEDNETALAAACIANKVNFAHLLLIYGGDPNQLTATGETLLSSAINKKTPKKFIDLILDYGADPDLKSREGKTALFEAIQNSRVDIVNSLLDHGANPNLPGPKHMLWPATYQSACLQVLLSHGADPKKAPGIMELAVSVNNIESVKVLLNAKVDPNQKKDGVYTPLCTSIRDNRPDIFHLLLANKADPNVPASEYPAFKCITHNRLQFLPPLVDAGVNLSSPKGIVETAVSVNNMEALTWLLEKGMNPNDKNPKGHSPLTTAIRENRVEMVDFLLSNGADPNVRGQDWPVCMAVRNPPVLKRILSVLAEPRAFKGVMEMAVVANQLESVKLLLAAGVSVEDKNGGVFSPLTSAIREDRKDIVWFLINEGGADINAPGEHLPVVKALRRYRGDSEILEFLLEHGADPNKVYRGWNGVMQAVENGDEQILRLLGEKAGFDLDVKDELDRSVTEIAASRGWDEAVQILKEYAMVKSV